TAAGTTAAAGGATAATATAAAAGATGATATTTATAATAAAATAGAGGCCATGCATATTTTAAGAGAAATAAAAGAAAAAGAGTATTATAAGTTAGATGGTTATAAAAGCTTTTCTCAGTTTATAAAAGACTATAAGTTAGCCAAATCTCAGGCCTATTCTTATTTAAGAATAGCTAGTGCTATTCAAGATGGAATTTTAAAAGAAGAATATTTAATTGAAAATGGATTTAGGCAGTCTTTATCATTTTTGATGAAGAAAGAAAGTAAAAATTTGGAAAAATCAAAAACAAATCTAGTAAAACCATTAAAGCTTCAACTTAAGAGTCAGGAGAGTTATGCTTTTTATAAGAAAAATGTCAACTTTACAAGTTTCTTAATGGATGAACTTTTCAAAGACAAAAAGGATTTGCTAGAAGAGTTTATGAAAAAATTTAGGGGTTTAAAAGGTGAATAGTAAGGAGTATTTATGGGTAATTTAGCGTATAAAGTATATAGAACAGAAGATTTAAAGAAGGAATTTTTAAATAAAGGATTTACTGAAGAAGCAGTGGATTTTATTTTGCTTCATAATGACAATTTTAGTTTTGAAATTTTGAAAGAAAAAATAAATTCATTAGAACAACAAATCATGAATGTAGAGAATAACTTAAAAAAGGATATTGAATTTACTAAGATAGAATTTAGACGAGACATATCTAATTTGGATATCAAAATAGATAATGTTGAAAAAAATTTACAGAAAGACATATCTAATTTAGATGTCAAAATAGATAATGTTGAAAAAAATTTACAGAAGGACATATCTAATTTAGAAAAGAACTTACTTAAAGAAATGGAAAGTAACAATGCAATATTGCGAGAAGAAATGAAAAATAGTCATTCAATACTGTTGGAAAAGCTTGGTGTAGGGAATAGGATGTTAACTATTATTACGGCAATAGGAATACCAATAATTATATCTATTATTATGTCTCTAATAAGTAAATTCTTTGTAGGGTAAAAAAGTTATTGTGAAAAAGGATTGATTTTATTTAGGATTTGTTGTATTTTAATTATTGTTAGTAGTGCTGTCATTTTAGTACTATCTTATTATTTTGTTCAATTTAGACAGACTTAAAGTTTATAATAAGTTACTATTTTCATGTTTCATGATATTGTTAAAAATTTTGTAAAATTTAACAAATCTAGTTTTTAATATGATTATATTTATATATAAAACAAATAATAAGGAAATTAACAGTACAAAATACAAAACTAGGTTGTATAAAGCAAATATGGAACCAAAATCAAATAAAAAAAGAGAAGAAGTACAAGATATAGTAATAAATAATCAATGTTGTTAAAATAAAGTTTTATAGTCCTCTAGTAGTGGCTATAGTGAGTCATTTGATATACCAATATATACAGGAGAATTAATCTATATCAGGAGTAAAGAATCAGAATACACTTCCATGACTTGTAAGTTAATATATAAAGAATACACTTCCATGACTTGTAAGTTAATATATAATATGTTGCAAATGATATGCTCTTGTAGTTTGTCGTTCAATTGAAAGTGAGGTTGATACTGATGCATGTTCTTTAGAATATATTCAGAAATGCCATAAAAAACAAGTTAACAGTATAAGTAGCGCATCTATGGGGGTTGTCAAGTAAAGTAAAACTGTTAATATTAAAGAAACTTAATACTAAAAGAATTGCTATTAAAGAGGCAGTTAAAACTAAGGCGGTAGCATTTAAAGCTAAGTTATTTCAACAAAATAGTACTTTAGGGGCTAGTGGAGGTACCCAAGATAATCATGCAGAACAGGCTATAGATGGAACTACTAATGGTAGCAGTGGAATGCATGGAACAAAAGAACTTGCTGAATTACATTCAGCAGTTAATACTTTAATTGGTACTGCTAAAGAGATATTAGGAGGGATAATCGCACCTGCTAAGGAAGTGAGCCCTGTTAACTAAGGGAAAAATGGTGCACGTAATATATGGAAATAAATATTAAAAATATTAGAGTAAAAAGTATTTGTACAACATTATTTATCTCTTTATTCCTTTCTTGTAATAATGGGATAGAAGAACTTGAAAAACAAAGGGATTCTATACTATCTATATCTAATTTAAGACAAGGATTCTTAGATATTTTTATTTCTTTTTCTGATATGTTTACTGATGCATTTGGTATTAAGGCTGAGACACCAAAAAGTGAGGTAGGAAAGTATTTTACTAATATTGAAGAGACAATGAAAACAACGAAAGAAAAGTTAAAAGACGTTTTAGCAAAGAATGGTGATTATCCAAAGGTGAAAGAAGAGGTTGAGAAATTTATTGAAAAATTGACAAAAATTGAAGAGGGTGCTACAGAAGCTGCTAAAGGAGCTATAACGGGTGATGCGATAGGAAATGCTGTTAAAGATCAGGCTGCTTTAGCAGCAGATCCTGCAAGTATAAATTTGCTTGTTAAAGGAATGAAATCTATTGTTAAAGGAGTAGTCTTAAAAGAAGGTAAAGCGGAGGCTAATTATACTAAAGATAGTGATAAAACAGATATTGGTAAATTATTTAGTTCAAAGAAGGATACTGATGGAACGGATGCCCAAGCTGCTTCAGCTAGTGCATCAATTGGAGTTGTGAGTGGTGCTGATATTCTGCAAGCTATTGCTGAATCTGATGAATCTGCTAGTGATCAGGTTGGAATTGAGAAGGCAAAGAATGCAGCTGAGATTGCTGCAGCTAAGGTTGAACAGAGTAAATCCCTTAATACGGTAAAGAAAGATGCAGTGATAGCAGCAGGAATAGCACTAAAAGCTATGGCTAAGGGTGGTAAATTTACTATTAAGGACAGTGGTGCTGATAATGCTGCATCCACAATAAATGGAGCGGTGGCAAGTGCAGTAAACAAGACATTAAGTACTCTTATAATTGCAATAAGAAATACTGTTGATAGTGGTTTGAAATCAATAAATGAAGCATTAGCGACAGTTAAACGAGAAGATATGTCAGCAGACACAAATGAATCTGGCGCTGCTAAGTAAGGAAATAAATAAAATTTAGGAAAAGATAAGCAAACAAAATAATAAAGTCATTAAAGGGAAACACTCTTTTGTATGAGAGTCGTTTCCCTTTTTGTGTATTTAACTAGCCTTTTTGGTTAAAATAAAGGGGAAAAGGAGACATGTAATATATGAAAATAAATATTAAAAATATTAGGATAAAAAGTATTTGTGCAACATTATTTATCTTTCTATTCCTTTTTTGTAATAATGGAATAGGAGAACTTGAGAAGGGAAATCACTTCTTATCCTCACTTGCTAATTTAGGGAATGACTTCTTAAATATGTTTTTATTTCTTTTTTTGATATGTTTACTGTAGCTTTGGTCATTAAAGTTTGTACTAAACAAAGCTATGTAGGAAATTGTTTTATTGCTAAAGCTTTTTAATTAGATATAGATGATTTTATAAAATTTACTTTAATTAGTAAGAGCGTACCTAGATATGTTGTTGAGAATTTATTTAATGTTAAGATAAACGGTGTATATTTGATATTAGTTATTTTATTTAGATATTAAAATTTGATATTTGAGTAATGTAGGTAATCTAGGAGAGGAAATATGAAGAAAAGTATCGTATCAATATATATGTTAACACTAATGTGTTTATTCTCATGTGATATTAATTTTCTTAATGAATTATTAGGCAAATCAAGAGAAAAATTTTTAGAAGAAACTGATAATGTAAAAGACTTAAATTCTAAAGAAGAAAATCAAGAGGGTAAGGAGAATCAGGTAGATGTTTCAAAGGTTAAAAGGGATGTAGTGGTAAATAAAGACTTTATGGAAAAAAGTATTGAATTATCCCAAATTAAATTAACAGAGGATCAAGAATCTTATCTTATTAGTAAAGATGCTGAGGCTAATGCTATGCAAAATAGAATTGATTTTAAATTACTAAAGATAAATGAAAAGTATGATGAGTTGGATAAATCGTTGTCAGAACTTAAGAAAATGGAAGCTTTTGTTATAAAAGCTGAGTCTGATTTTGATGAGGCAAGAAGAGGTATTTCTGGAAACGAGCATGTAACGAAAGCTTTGCCTTATTTGTATGAAGCAATTAAGACAGTTAAAGTTAGTAGACATATTGCAGAAGTAGGATATAATGGACAACTTAATGCATTAGAACATGTAAAAGCTGCTGCTGAGTATGCAAAGAGTCTTATTAAGTCTGCTTTAGGTGAATCAGCACAGGCAAGGGCAAGCGGTTATTATTATGTGCAGCGTATGATAGATAATATTTCAAAGGCAGAAACCAATTTGAGTAAAGCAAAAAATATGTTTGGTGAAATAGAGTTAAAATTGGATACTCTTAGAAATGATATGAAACAAGCAAAGAACGATTTTACTGTTTTAGAGAAGGCATACCAATTATTATTGGAAGTTAATAAGAGATAATATATAATTGAATTATTAATCAAATAATAATTCAATTATTTGTTGAGGATATAATATTTGAGTGCGATAGGGTCTAATGTTATTAGGTCCTATTTTTTATATGTGTGCCTTTAAAATTTGGTTACGTCGTTATAATAGTGTAGAAATAAATGATATAATCAAATTTTAAAGGTGTTTTTTTATTGTAAGGATCTTTATTATATGGTTACGGGTTTTAAATTAAATGAATTTATAGGAAGATGGAATGATATGTCATCAATTTGAATGATGATAACTACACTAGGGTAACAACTTTTGCTAATATTATTGAATATACTCTTTTCTGCTTATAAACATGCTATTAATTAAAATATAGATAGGTTATATAAAAGTTAATAATCGGTTAAGAAACTACAATGTTAATTTCTTGCTAGAAAATTTGAGCAGAATTATTAATCAATAATGATAAAATTTTATCTTTCTTTCAAAGAGTCATAGAGGGGATATGTCTACTTAAGAGTAAGGATGAAGAAAAAATAAATAATTTTGATGTAAGTAATTTGTATTTTATACTAAATGGTATATATTTTAATTTAATAATGATTCTTAATTCAAAAAGGAGAGTATTTATGAGAAAAAAATTATTTATTTTTACATTATTAATTGTAGGTTTAGTGTCATGTGATGTAAATTCTAAATTATTGGTAGAAGGAGCAATCAGAGATGTTGCAGGAGATGTTGGAAGTGGTGTTCAAAGAGATGAAGGCAGCAAAAGTATTATTAATAATGGTGATTTTTCAGAAGAGGTTGTAAGTAGTGGGGTTATAAATAGTGTTCAAAGTGATGAAGCAGTAAAACCAAAAGAAGATGAGATTAATAAAGTTCCTGTTGCAGAGGTAATAAAGGTAGATGTTGCAATCAAAGATGAAAAAGAGGAATTAATATCTGCTATTAAAAAAGATGTTAATAATGTTAAGGCATTAGTAAGTGCAGATAAGGCAGAAGTTGAAGATATAGATCAGTATGGTATGAAGGAAAAAGTATTTAAAGCAGTACTAAATAAGTCTAATCAGAAGACATTAGATGACAATTCTAATAAAGAGTTAAGAAGATTATTTTATTCATCTTTATTGTACAATAAAGAAAGAATAAAGGAATTTGCAGGAATTCTGAAAAAAATAGAATCAGATGTAAAAAATCGAGGAACATGGATTATAGATATAATGAATTCTGTAATAGGCCAGCTTCAATTTAACTTTGAGAGTGTAATTAATAAGTTAGAAAAGAATAAAGACAAGCTAGATAAATTAAGTCTTGATGATTTAAGAGAGGTTAAATCAAAACTTGAAGAGATTCAATTACAAAGATTAACTTGGAGAAAAAGTGTAGATGCTATTATAACAGATTATAAAGGGAAGAAAGATGGTATTGATTCTGATAGTGAAAAATTGATAAGTCATATTAGTGAAGGATATAAAAATCTTATTACAGTTAAGATACCGAGAATTCAAGAGGTTTCTGATAAGATTATATTTTTAATAGATAAAGTTAAG
This is a stretch of genomic DNA from Borrelia coriaceae. It encodes these proteins:
- a CDS encoding chromosome replication/partitioning protein, with the protein product MDKKSNDEIIINARNLNNDKNSILLINNNINISDDQKRFALLKSKLKDNIKDDIYNKIEAMHILREIKEKEYYKLDGYKSFSQFIKDYKLAKSQAYSYLRIASAIQDGILKEEYLIENGFRQSLSFLMKKESKNLEKSKTNLVKPLKLQLKSQESYAFYKKNVNFTSFLMDELFKDKKDLLEEFMKKFRGLKGE
- the bdr gene encoding Bdr family repetitive protein; amino-acid sequence: MGNLAYKVYRTEDLKKEFLNKGFTEEAVDFILLHNDNFSFEILKEKINSLEQQIMNVENNLKKDIEFTKIEFRRDISNLDIKIDNVEKNLQKDISNLDVKIDNVEKNLQKDISNLEKNLLKEMESNNAILREEMKNSHSILLEKLGVGNRMLTIITAIGIPIIISIIMSLISKFFVG
- a CDS encoding Vsp/OspC family lipoprotein, encoding MSSKVKLLILKKLNTKRIAIKEAVKTKAVAFKAKLFQQNSTLGASGGTQDNHAEQAIDGTTNGSSGMHGTKELAELHSAVNTLIGTAKEILGGIIAPAKEVSPVN
- a CDS encoding variable large family protein — its product is MEINIKNIRVKSICTTLFISLFLSCNNGIEELEKQRDSILSISNLRQGFLDIFISFSDMFTDAFGIKAETPKSEVGKYFTNIEETMKTTKEKLKDVLAKNGDYPKVKEEVEKFIEKLTKIEEGATEAAKGAITGDAIGNAVKDQAALAADPASINLLVKGMKSIVKGVVLKEGKAEANYTKDSDKTDIGKLFSSKKDTDGTDAQAASASASIGVVSGADILQAIAESDESASDQVGIEKAKNAAEIAAAKVEQSKSLNTVKKDAVIAAGIALKAMAKGGKFTIKDSGADNAASTINGAVASAVNKTLSTLIIAIRNTVDSGLKSINEALATVKREDMSADTNESGAAK
- a CDS encoding complement regulator-acquiring protein; this translates as MRKKLFIFTLLIVGLVSCDVNSKLLVEGAIRDVAGDVGSGVQRDEGSKSIINNGDFSEEVVSSGVINSVQSDEAVKPKEDEINKVPVAEVIKVDVAIKDEKEELISAIKKDVNNVKALVSADKAEVEDIDQYGMKEKVFKAVLNKSNQKTLDDNSNKELRRLFYSSLLYNKERIKEFAGILKKIESDVKNRGTWIIDIMNSVIGQLQFNFESVINKLEKNKDKLDKLSLDDLREVKSKLEEIQLQRLTWRKSVDAIITDYKGKKDGIDSDSEKLISHISEGYKNLITVKIPRIQEVSDKIIFLIDKVK